One window of Candidatus Binatia bacterium genomic DNA carries:
- the selD gene encoding selenide, water dikinase SelD, with the protein MHRLTEQVSCAGUAAKLGPEDLRQALSSLPRAKKIAGLLVGPETWDDAGVFRLSPTRALVQTVDFITPVVNDPFDFGRIAAANAMSDVYAMGGTPLTALSIVCYPEKGDMGVLGEILRGGAEALAHARVALVGGHTVRDPEIKFGFAVTGEVHPKKIVTNAGAKRGDLLVLTKPLGIGILATALKRRLLPDEDLARMTAQLVTVNRAAGEMMHTAGASAATDVTGFGLLGHALNVARASKKTLRIWSGVVPVLPRVLDFARDGVAPAGLRSNLAYASPFVQFDEGVPETLRMALADPQTSGGLLIAIAPKKAAALMKALKRAKVDAAVIGETLAKGKAPLEVAG; encoded by the coding sequence ATTCACCGGCTCACGGAGCAGGTGTCCTGCGCGGGTTGAGCCGCCAAGCTGGGTCCGGAGGACCTGCGACAGGCTCTGTCGTCCTTGCCCCGCGCGAAGAAGATCGCCGGCCTTCTCGTCGGTCCCGAAACCTGGGACGACGCGGGCGTGTTCCGGTTGTCGCCCACGCGCGCCCTCGTCCAGACCGTGGACTTCATCACGCCCGTCGTGAACGATCCGTTCGATTTCGGCCGGATCGCCGCGGCGAACGCGATGAGCGACGTCTACGCCATGGGCGGAACGCCGCTCACCGCGCTCTCCATCGTCTGCTATCCCGAGAAGGGGGACATGGGCGTGCTGGGGGAGATCCTGCGAGGCGGTGCCGAAGCCCTCGCGCACGCGAGGGTCGCCCTGGTGGGGGGCCACACCGTGCGCGACCCGGAGATCAAGTTCGGCTTCGCGGTCACGGGCGAGGTGCATCCCAAGAAGATCGTGACCAACGCCGGCGCGAAACGCGGCGACCTGCTGGTGCTTACCAAGCCGCTCGGCATCGGCATCCTGGCCACGGCCCTGAAGCGACGGCTCTTGCCGGATGAGGACCTCGCGCGGATGACCGCGCAGCTCGTCACCGTCAATCGCGCGGCGGGAGAAATGATGCATACGGCGGGCGCGTCCGCCGCCACCGACGTGACGGGGTTCGGATTGCTGGGGCATGCGCTGAACGTCGCGCGCGCGAGCAAAAAGACGCTCCGGATCTGGAGCGGCGTCGTGCCGGTGCTGCCTCGCGTTCTGGATTTCGCCCGTGACGGCGTGGCGCCGGCGGGGCTTCGATCCAATCTCGCGTACGCCTCGCCCTTCGTTCAGTTCGACGAGGGCGTGCCCGAGACACTCCGGATGGCGCTGGCCGATCCCCAGACGTCGGGCGGATTGCTGATCGCGATCGCCCCCAAGAAGGCCGCGGCGCTGATGAAGGCCTTGAAGCGCGCCAAGGTGGACGCCGCCGTGATCGGGGAAACTCTGGCCAAGGGGAAGGCCCCCCTGGAGGTCGCCGGATGA
- a CDS encoding RidA family protein: MSDGVLKTTDAPAAIGPYVQGRSGALSGRWIITSGQIGLDPKTGNMVGGGVAAETERVLANLRAVLEAGGASLADVVKTTVFLADMDEFAAMNEVYARAFSDPKPARSTVAVSRLPKDARVEIEVWAFIAP; encoded by the coding sequence TTGAGCGACGGCGTCCTCAAGACGACGGATGCGCCCGCCGCCATCGGCCCCTACGTCCAGGGCCGCTCCGGCGCCCTCTCCGGCCGCTGGATCATCACCTCCGGCCAGATCGGCCTCGACCCCAAGACGGGAAACATGGTGGGGGGAGGCGTCGCGGCCGAGACGGAACGGGTGCTCGCCAATCTCCGCGCCGTGCTCGAGGCGGGCGGCGCTTCGCTCGCCGACGTCGTCAAGACGACGGTCTTTCTCGCCGACATGGACGAGTTCGCCGCGATGAACGAGGTCTACGCGCGCGCTTTCTCCGATCCCAAGCCCGCCCGTTCCACGGTGGCCGTGAGCCGGCTGCCGAAAGACGCCCGCGTCGAAATCGAGGTCTGGGCCTTCATCGCCCCCTGA